The following are encoded in a window of Saccharothrix longispora genomic DNA:
- the infC gene encoding translation initiation factor IF-3, producing MTSPSNRGAPVSTEPRINDRIRVPEVRLVGPNGEQVGIVRIEDALRLAQESDLDLVEVAAQARPPVCKLMDYGKFKYESAQKARESRRNQQLTVIKEQKLRPKIDPHDYLTKKGHVARFLSHGNKVKVTIMFRGREQSRPELGYRLLQKLAEDVAELGFVESNPKQDGRNMIMVLAPHKTTKTRPIKHDSAEDEAPAESVEE from the coding sequence ATGACAAGTCCCTCGAACCGTGGTGCTCCCGTGAGCACCGAGCCGCGCATCAACGACCGCATCCGCGTGCCCGAGGTTCGACTGGTCGGGCCGAACGGCGAGCAGGTCGGGATCGTTCGCATCGAGGACGCGCTCCGACTCGCCCAGGAATCGGATCTCGACCTCGTCGAGGTCGCCGCGCAGGCTCGGCCGCCGGTCTGCAAGCTCATGGACTACGGCAAGTTCAAGTACGAGAGCGCGCAGAAGGCACGCGAGTCGCGCCGCAACCAGCAGCTGACGGTCATCAAGGAGCAGAAGCTCCGCCCGAAGATCGACCCGCACGACTACCTGACGAAGAAGGGCCACGTGGCCCGCTTCCTGTCGCACGGGAACAAGGTCAAGGTGACCATCATGTTCCGCGGCCGTGAGCAGTCCCGGCCGGAGCTGGGCTACCGACTGCTCCAGAAGCTCGCTGAGGACGTCGCGGAGCTGGGGTTCGTCGAGTCCAACCCGAAGCAGGACGGCCGCAACATGATCATGGTGCTGGCCCCGCACAAGACCACGAAGACCCGCCCGATCAAGCACGACAGCGCCGAGGACGAGGCGCCGGCGGAGTCTGTCGAGGAGTGA